The following proteins are co-located in the Macaca thibetana thibetana isolate TM-01 chromosome 6, ASM2454274v1, whole genome shotgun sequence genome:
- the LOC126957316 gene encoding protocadherin beta-8-like encodes MDVNDHAPEVTMSAFTSPIPENAPETVVALFSVSDLDSGENGKINCFIQEDLPFLLKSSVGNFYTLLTEKPLDRESRAEYNVTITVTDLGTPRLTTHLNMTVLVSDVNDNVPAFTQISYTLFVRENNSPALHIGSVSATDRDSSTNAQVTYSLLPPQDPHLPLSSLVSINADNGHLFALKSLDYEALQEFEFRVRAADRGSPALSSEALVRVLVLDANDNSPFVLYPLQNGSAPCTELVPRAAEPGYLVTKVVAVDGDSGQNAWLSYQLLKATEPGLFGVWAHNGEVRTARLLSERDAAKHRLVVLVKDHGEPPRSATATLHVLLVDGFSQPFLPLPEATPSQAQTESLTVYLVVALASVSSLFLLSVLLFVAVRLCKRSRAASVGRCLVPQGPFPGYLVDVSGTRTPSQSYQYEVCLAGDSGTSEFKFLKPILPNIQGQCPEPEMEDNSKFRNDLGFSIQLK; translated from the coding sequence ATGGATGTGAATGACCATGCCCCAGAAGTTACCATGTCTGCATTTACCAGCCCAATACCTGAGAACGCGCCTGAAACTGTGGTTGCACTTTTCAGTGTTTCAGATCTTGATTcaggagaaaatgggaaaataaattgcTTCATTCAGGAGGATCTACCCTTCCTCCTGAAATCTTCTGTGGGGAACTTTTATACTCTACTAACAGAGAAACCCCTAGACAGAGAAAGCAGAGCCGAGTACAACGTCACTATCACCGTCACTGACTTAGGGACACCCAGGCTGACAACACACCTCAATATGACCGTGCTGGTCTCAGACGTCAATGACAACGTCCCCGCCTTCACCCAAATCTCCTACACCCTGTTCGTCCGTGAGAACAACAGCCCCGCCCTGCACATCGGCAGCGTCAGCGCCACAGACAGAGACTCAAGCACCAACGCCCAGGTCACCTACTCACTGCTGCCGCCCCAGGACCCGCACTTGCCCCTCTCCTCCCTGGTCTCCATCAACGCGGACAACGGCCACCTGTTCGCCCTCAAGTCGCTGGACTACGAGGCCCTGCAGGAGTTCGAGTTCCGCGTGCGCGCCGCAGACCGGGGCTCCCCCGCGCTGAGCAGCGAGGCGCTGGTGCGCGTGCTGGTGCTGGACGCCAACGACAACTCGCCCTTCGTGCTGTACCCGCTGCAGAATGGCTCCGCGCCCTGTACCGAGTTGGTGCCCCGGGCGGCCGAGCCGGGCTACCTGGTGACCAAGGTGGTGGCGGTGGACGGCGACTCGGGCCAGAACGCCTGGCTGTCGTACCAGCTGCTCAAGGCCACGGAGCCCGGGCTGTTCGGTGTGTGGGCGCACAATGGCGAGGTGCGCACCGCCAGGCTGCTGAGCGAGCGCGACGCGGCCAAGCACAGGCTGGTGGTGCTGGTCAAGGACCATGGTGAGCCTCCGCGCTCGGCCACAGCCACGCTGCACGTGCTCCTGGTGGACGGCTTCTCCCagcccttcctgcctctcccagaggCGACCCCATCCCAGGCCCAGACGGAATCGCTCACTGTTTACCTGGTGGTGGCGTTGGCCTCAGTGTCATCGCTCTTCCTCCTGTCGGTGCTCCTGTTCGTGGCGGTGCGACTGTGCAAGAGGAGCAGAGCTGCCTCTGTGGGTCGCTGCTTGGTGCCTCAGGGCCCCTTTCCTGGATATCTGGTGGATGTGAGCGGCACCAGGACCCCATCCCAGAGCTACCAGTATGAGGTGTGTCTGGCAGGAGATTCCGGGACCAGCGAGTTCAAATTTCTGAAGCCAATATTACCCAATATTCAGGGCCAATGCCCTGAGCCAGAAATGGAAGACAACTCCAAGTTTAGAAATGATCTTGGTTTCAGCATTCAACTGAAATAA